A window from Burkholderiales bacterium encodes these proteins:
- the truB gene encoding tRNA pseudouridine synthase B translates to MARHRIDIDGVLLLDKPAGITSNAALQGVKRLFGAAKAGHGGTLDPMATGLLPVAMGEATKFLGSLLEARKTYKATVRFGVRTTTGDAEGTVVERRPVSVTPAQLETAVTSFTGKVRQIPPMYSALKRNGRPLYRYARQGVEVERQAREVEIYRLVIEAFHGEGATLLVECSKGTYVRTLAEDLGAALGCGAHLEALRRTGIGPFSVEQAVTPNRLEALTEDGCRALLLPVDASLASLPRLDVAPAAERALFLGQPVAAPGGAAGPVRLYADQGRFLGVGESTGDGWVRPRRLIRPERRMQGGEEARILRSAKGLLER, encoded by the coding sequence ATGGCCCGCCACCGTATCGACATCGACGGCGTGCTCCTGTTGGACAAGCCGGCGGGCATCACGTCCAACGCCGCCCTGCAGGGCGTCAAGCGCCTGTTCGGAGCGGCCAAGGCCGGCCACGGCGGAACCCTGGATCCCATGGCGACCGGCCTGCTCCCGGTCGCCATGGGAGAAGCCACCAAGTTCCTCGGGAGTCTGCTCGAGGCCCGCAAGACCTACAAGGCCACGGTGCGCTTCGGCGTGCGCACTACGACAGGTGACGCGGAAGGGACGGTGGTCGAGCGCCGTCCGGTCTCGGTGACGCCCGCCCAATTGGAGACGGCGGTGACCTCCTTCACCGGGAAAGTCCGGCAGATTCCGCCCATGTACAGCGCCCTCAAGCGCAACGGGCGCCCGCTCTACCGTTACGCCCGGCAAGGCGTCGAAGTGGAGCGGCAAGCGCGCGAGGTGGAGATCTACCGGCTGGTGATCGAGGCGTTTCACGGCGAAGGGGCGACTTTGCTGGTGGAATGCAGCAAGGGTACCTATGTCCGCACTCTGGCGGAAGATCTGGGCGCGGCCCTCGGCTGCGGGGCCCATCTGGAAGCGCTGCGGCGCACAGGAATCGGGCCGTTCTCGGTCGAGCAGGCCGTCACCCCGAACCGGCTGGAGGCGTTGACCGAGGACGGGTGCAGGGCCCTGCTTCTCCCCGTGGATGCCTCGCTGGCTTCCTTGCCCAGGCTCGACGTGGCGCCGGCGGCCGAGCGGGCCCTGTTCCTCGGGCAGCCCGTCGCCGCTCCCGGCGGCGCAGCCGGGCCGGTCCGGCTCTATGCCGACCAGGGGCGGTTTTTGGGGGTAGGCGAGAGCACTGGCGACGGCTGGGTGCGGCCCCGAAGGCTGATCCGCCCCGAGCGCCGGATGCAGGGCGGGGAGGAGGCGCGCATTCTTAGAAGCGCCAAGGGGTTACTTGAGCGTTAG
- the rpsO gene encoding 30S ribosomal protein S15 has protein sequence MAITTAEKSKIMQDFQRAKGDTGSPEVQIALLTARINYLTEHFKTHAKDHHSRRGLLRLVSRRRKLLDYLRTRDPEAYRKLIDRLGLRK, from the coding sequence ATGGCTATCACGACAGCAGAAAAATCCAAAATCATGCAGGACTTTCAGCGAGCCAAGGGGGACACAGGCTCGCCTGAAGTTCAGATTGCCCTGCTGACCGCGCGCATCAACTACCTCACCGAGCACTTCAAAACGCACGCGAAGGATCATCATTCCCGGCGCGGCCTGTTGCGCCTGGTCAGTCGCCGGCGGAAGCTCCTCGACTACTTGCGCACCCGCGACCCAGAGGCCTACCGCAAGCTCATCGATCGGCTGGGCCTGCGCAAATAG
- the pnp gene encoding polyribonucleotide nucleotidyltransferase: MAYFKKTLTYGRHQLTLETGEIARQADGAVLVNLDDTVVLVTVVAAKEAKEGQDFFPLTVDYLERTYAAGRIPGGFFKREGRPSEKETLTSRLIDRPLRPLFPEGFYNEVQIVATVVSSNNEVDSDIPAMIGASAALALAGIPFNGPIGAARVGYLEGQYVLNPTVSELKRSALNLVVAGTEQGVLMVESEAMELPEEVMLGAVVFGHQQMQPVIQAIHEMVEAAGKPEWEWTPPAKDPELVARVAELAEADVKEAYSIKTKQTRSERLKQIQKRLLEALNTGDKVGPARENEIKNLLFDLEYKVVRERILAGEPRIDGRDTRTIRPITIRTGVLPRTHGSALFTRGETQALAVVTLGTQRDEQIIDALTGEYTERFMLHYNMPPYATGETGRVGPPKRREIGHGRLAKRALAAVIPPQEEFGYSLRVVSEITESNGSSSMATVCAGCLALMDAGVPMKGHVAGIAMGLIKEGNRFAVLSDILGDEDHLGDMDFKVAGTERGVTALQMDIKITGITKEIMQVALNQAREGRMHILELMKQAMPATKPEISIHAPRIIKMKINPEKIRDVIGKGGAVIRALTEETGTTIDIEDDGTVTIACVSAEGGMLAKKRIEEITAEVEVGKIYEGTVLRLLDFGAIVSVLPGKDGLLHISQIANERVNNVADYLKEGQLIRVKVLEADDKGRLRLSMKAALAEEAQSPSSTTPVP, encoded by the coding sequence TTGGCGTACTTCAAGAAAACCTTAACCTACGGTAGGCACCAGCTCACGCTGGAAACGGGAGAGATCGCGCGGCAAGCGGATGGCGCGGTCCTCGTCAACTTGGACGATACGGTGGTCCTGGTGACCGTGGTCGCGGCGAAAGAGGCCAAGGAGGGCCAGGACTTCTTTCCTCTCACGGTCGACTACCTGGAGCGCACCTACGCCGCCGGCCGGATCCCCGGGGGCTTTTTCAAGCGGGAAGGGCGGCCGTCGGAGAAGGAAACCCTGACCTCCCGCCTGATCGACCGTCCGCTGCGTCCCCTGTTCCCTGAAGGCTTCTACAACGAAGTACAGATCGTCGCCACCGTCGTTTCCTCCAACAACGAGGTTGATTCCGATATCCCGGCCATGATCGGCGCCTCGGCTGCGCTGGCTCTGGCGGGAATTCCTTTCAACGGCCCCATTGGGGCGGCCCGCGTCGGCTACCTTGAAGGGCAATACGTGCTCAATCCTACCGTCTCCGAGCTCAAGCGCTCGGCGCTGAATCTGGTGGTGGCGGGGACCGAGCAAGGCGTACTGATGGTGGAGTCGGAGGCCATGGAGTTGCCGGAAGAAGTCATGCTTGGCGCCGTGGTTTTCGGCCACCAGCAAATGCAGCCGGTGATCCAGGCGATCCACGAGATGGTGGAGGCGGCTGGCAAACCGGAATGGGAGTGGACTCCCCCCGCCAAGGACCCGGAGCTCGTCGCCCGGGTCGCCGAGCTGGCCGAAGCGGATGTGAAGGAAGCCTATTCGATCAAAACCAAGCAGACCCGCTCGGAGCGGCTCAAGCAGATCCAGAAACGCCTCCTTGAGGCCCTCAATACGGGCGACAAGGTGGGACCGGCGAGGGAAAACGAGATCAAGAACCTACTCTTCGACCTCGAATACAAAGTGGTGCGCGAACGCATCCTCGCGGGGGAGCCCCGCATCGACGGGCGCGACACGCGAACCATCCGGCCGATCACCATCCGCACCGGCGTCCTTCCGCGCACCCACGGCTCCGCCCTCTTTACCCGCGGGGAGACCCAGGCGCTGGCGGTGGTGACCCTCGGCACCCAGCGGGACGAGCAGATCATCGACGCGCTCACCGGCGAGTATACCGAGCGCTTCATGCTTCACTACAACATGCCCCCGTACGCCACGGGGGAAACGGGCCGCGTCGGCCCGCCCAAGCGGCGGGAGATCGGCCACGGCAGGCTCGCCAAGCGGGCGCTGGCGGCCGTGATCCCGCCCCAGGAGGAATTCGGCTATTCCCTGCGGGTGGTCTCGGAGATCACCGAGTCGAACGGCTCTAGCTCCATGGCCACCGTCTGCGCCGGTTGCCTGGCGTTGATGGACGCCGGGGTGCCGATGAAGGGGCACGTCGCCGGCATCGCCATGGGGTTGATCAAGGAAGGCAACCGCTTCGCCGTGCTGTCGGACATCCTGGGCGACGAAGATCATCTGGGCGACATGGATTTCAAGGTGGCCGGGACGGAACGGGGGGTCACCGCGCTGCAGATGGACATCAAGATCACCGGCATCACCAAGGAGATCATGCAGGTCGCGCTCAACCAGGCGCGGGAAGGGCGCATGCACATCCTGGAACTGATGAAGCAGGCCATGCCGGCGACCAAACCCGAAATCTCCATCCATGCGCCGCGCATCATCAAGATGAAGATCAACCCGGAGAAGATTCGCGACGTCATCGGCAAGGGCGGCGCGGTGATCCGAGCATTGACTGAAGAGACGGGGACCACCATCGATATCGAGGACGACGGCACCGTGACCATCGCCTGCGTGAGCGCCGAGGGGGGCATGCTCGCCAAGAAGCGCATCGAGGAGATCACGGCCGAAGTCGAAGTGGGCAAGATTTACGAGGGTACCGTGCTGAGGCTGCTCGACTTCGGCGCCATCGTAAGCGTCCTGCCCGGCAAAGACGGGCTCCTGCACATTTCCCAAATCGCCAACGAGCGGGTCAACAACGTGGCCGACTATCTCAAGGAGGGCCAACTGATCCGGGTCAAGGTGCTGGAGGCCGACGACAAGGGACGGCTGCGGCTGAGCATGAAAGCGGCGCTGGCCGAAGAGGCGCAGTCCCCTTCCAGCACTACCCCGGTGCCGTAA
- the dksA gene encoding RNA polymerase-binding transcription factor DksA has product MPSQGSKTLPPYKPKKGEPYMNPRQLAYFRKVLETLKLELSQDIDRTVHAMQDEATVFADPNDRASQESDMALELRNRDRERKLIKKIDETIARIDAGEYGYCESCGAEIGLKRLEARPTASLCIDCKTLDELRERQVAK; this is encoded by the coding sequence ATGCCGAGCCAAGGCAGCAAGACGCTTCCTCCCTACAAGCCCAAAAAGGGAGAGCCTTACATGAATCCGCGGCAGCTCGCCTATTTCCGGAAAGTGCTGGAGACGCTGAAGCTCGAGCTCAGCCAGGACATCGACCGCACCGTTCACGCCATGCAGGACGAGGCGACGGTGTTCGCCGATCCGAACGACCGGGCCAGCCAGGAATCGGACATGGCGCTCGAGCTACGCAACCGGGATCGGGAACGCAAGCTTATCAAGAAGATCGATGAAACCATCGCCCGGATCGATGCGGGAGAATACGGATATTGCGAAAGCTGTGGAGCGGAAATCGGGCTCAAACGCCTGGAAGCGCGTCCGACCGCATCGCTATGCATCGACTGCAAGACGCTGGATGAGTTGAGGGAGCGGCAGGTAGCGAAATAG
- a CDS encoding ABC transporter permease, translating into MAERSPRWPDRPSFRPARVELCLRRGGLPLALVAVLAAALAPPPRSATAETLIVGSKRFTESYILGEIVRQTVLRVGEIAIHRPGLGNTAIVFEAIKSGAIDIYPEYTGTLDREILGNSQPSSLAKLNLQLAPYGLAVGIPLGFNNTYALAVREDVAERRRLNRISDLVDHPDLRLGLSQEFLGRRDGWPGLKEAYGLPFSNPRGLDHGLAYAALAAGQVDVIDVYTTDAKLTRYRLRVLEDDRKYFPSYEAVLVYRTDAPSRFPKAWRALEALAGTIPASTMVRLNAEAELGGKSFADVAAGFLGGRSAAGSPPREQSLLEVLTGPDLARLTLEHVLLVFGSLVLSAAIGIPLGIAAQRAPRVGAVMLGAVGVIQTIPALALLAFLIAALQRIGVVPALVALVLYGLLPIVRNTHAGLQEVPLGVRQSAVALGLSAAQRLGLIELPLAGRAILAGIKTSAVINVGTATIAAFIGAGGYGERIVAGLALNDQKMLLAGAIPAAVFALLVQGLFDLLERRWYAWAPGGRGESNRS; encoded by the coding sequence ATGGCCGAAAGATCCCCCCGCTGGCCGGATCGCCCCTCTTTCCGTCCGGCCCGGGTCGAGCTTTGCCTTCGGCGCGGCGGGCTTCCCCTGGCGCTCGTGGCGGTCCTGGCCGCTGCCCTCGCCCCGCCCCCCAGGAGCGCGACCGCCGAAACGCTCATCGTCGGTTCGAAGCGCTTTACCGAGTCCTACATCCTGGGGGAGATCGTGCGCCAAACGGTTCTGCGGGTGGGTGAGATCGCGATACACCGGCCCGGGCTGGGCAATACCGCCATCGTGTTCGAGGCGATCAAGTCGGGCGCCATCGACATCTATCCCGAATATACGGGGACCTTGGACCGAGAAATCCTGGGCAATTCCCAGCCCTCCAGCCTCGCTAAGCTCAATCTCCAGCTCGCCCCCTATGGCCTCGCCGTCGGCATTCCCCTGGGATTCAACAATACCTACGCCCTGGCGGTGCGGGAGGATGTGGCCGAGCGGCGGAGGCTCAACCGGATTTCCGATCTTGTGGACCACCCGGACCTACGGCTGGGATTGTCCCAGGAATTCCTGGGCCGGCGCGACGGCTGGCCGGGCCTGAAGGAGGCGTACGGCTTACCGTTTTCCAACCCGCGCGGGCTCGACCACGGGCTCGCCTATGCGGCGCTGGCGGCGGGCCAAGTGGACGTGATCGATGTCTATACGACCGACGCCAAGCTCACCCGCTACCGGCTCCGGGTATTGGAGGACGACCGGAAATATTTTCCTTCCTACGAGGCCGTGCTGGTCTACCGCACCGACGCGCCCAGCCGCTTCCCGAAGGCGTGGCGGGCCCTCGAAGCCCTGGCCGGGACGATACCCGCGTCCACCATGGTGCGCCTCAATGCCGAAGCGGAACTCGGGGGCAAGAGCTTCGCCGACGTGGCGGCCGGCTTTCTCGGCGGCCGGAGCGCCGCAGGCTCACCACCGAGAGAACAAAGCTTGCTGGAGGTCTTGACCGGGCCGGATCTCGCGCGCTTGACCCTGGAGCACGTGCTGCTGGTCTTCGGTTCTCTGGTCCTGAGCGCGGCCATCGGCATCCCCCTCGGCATCGCCGCCCAGCGCGCTCCCAGGGTCGGTGCGGTGATGCTCGGAGCGGTGGGCGTCATCCAGACGATCCCCGCTTTGGCGCTGCTCGCCTTCCTGATCGCCGCCCTGCAGCGGATCGGGGTGGTGCCCGCTTTGGTGGCTCTGGTGCTCTACGGGCTCCTGCCCATCGTGCGCAACACCCACGCCGGCCTGCAGGAGGTTCCGCTGGGGGTCAGGCAATCCGCCGTCGCTCTGGGGCTATCGGCGGCCCAGCGCCTGGGGCTGATCGAGCTGCCCCTCGCCGGCCGCGCCATCCTGGCGGGAATCAAGACCTCGGCGGTCATCAACGTGGGCACCGCCACCATTGCCGCTTTCATCGGCGCGGGCGGCTACGGGGAGCGCATCGTGGCGGGTCTCGCCCTCAACGATCAGAAGATGCTTCTCGCCGGGGCGATTCCGGCGGCCGTCTTCGCCCTCCTGGTCCAGGGACTCTTCGATCTCCTAGAGCGCCGCTGGTATGCTTGGGCGCCCGGCGGGCGGGGCGAATCGAACCGATCCTGA
- the ccmA2 gene encoding heme exporter protein A2 → MLTANNLHCVRGEREVFRGVGFELTSGGLLHVAGPNGSGKTSLLRMLCGLLAPESGEIRWGGEPIRSLGDEYFAQFHYVGHLNGIKDELSARENLKVFAGLAGQPIGEGWALDALRRLGLGGREDFPVKWLSQGQKRRVALARLTLMNRPLWVLDEPFAGLDQEAIALVQGLVERHLEQGGLAVVTTHQEMQIRGARVQRLLLAG, encoded by the coding sequence GTGTTGACCGCCAACAACCTCCATTGCGTCCGAGGGGAGCGGGAAGTCTTCCGCGGGGTGGGCTTCGAGCTAACCTCGGGGGGCCTGCTCCACGTCGCGGGGCCCAACGGCAGCGGCAAAACCAGCCTGCTTCGCATGCTGTGCGGCCTCCTCGCCCCCGAATCGGGGGAGATCCGCTGGGGCGGGGAACCGATTCGCAGTCTGGGCGACGAATATTTCGCGCAGTTCCATTATGTGGGGCACCTGAACGGGATCAAGGACGAGCTGAGCGCCCGGGAAAACCTGAAGGTCTTTGCCGGGCTGGCGGGACAGCCGATCGGCGAGGGCTGGGCGCTCGATGCCTTGCGCCGGCTGGGCTTGGGCGGGCGAGAGGATTTTCCGGTGAAATGGTTGTCCCAAGGGCAGAAGCGGCGCGTGGCCCTCGCCCGCTTGACCCTCATGAACCGCCCCTTGTGGGTGCTGGACGAGCCTTTCGCCGGCCTGGACCAGGAGGCGATCGCCCTGGTGCAGGGGCTCGTGGAAAGGCACCTGGAGCAGGGGGGGCTGGCGGTGGTGACTACGCACCAGGAGATGCAGATCCGGGGCGCCCGGGTGCAGCGGCTCCTGCTGGCCGGGTGA
- the ccmB gene encoding heme exporter protein B, which produces MLAALRWVVVRDLTLALRQRSDVMTTLFFFVIVVSLFPLGVGPELDKLRPLAAGVVWVAALLASMLSLGRVFAHDYTDGTLEQLLISPQPLSLLVLGKIIAHWIVSGVPLVVMAPLLGLQYDLWGGPLAVLVLSLLLGTPVLSAIGAVGAALTLGLRGASVLVALLVLPLYVPVLIFGAGAVDAAASGVGIEGHLSLLGAFLLASLALSPWAAALALRVSME; this is translated from the coding sequence ATGCTGGCCGCCTTGCGCTGGGTGGTGGTGCGGGATCTGACGCTGGCCTTGCGCCAGCGCTCGGATGTGATGACGACCTTGTTTTTTTTTGTCATCGTGGTGAGCCTCTTTCCTCTGGGAGTGGGGCCGGAACTGGACAAGCTACGGCCGCTGGCGGCCGGGGTGGTATGGGTCGCGGCGCTGCTCGCCTCCATGCTCTCCCTGGGGCGAGTGTTCGCCCATGACTATACGGACGGCACCTTGGAGCAGTTGTTGATTTCTCCCCAACCCCTTTCTCTGCTGGTGCTGGGGAAGATTATCGCCCACTGGATCGTCTCCGGCGTCCCGCTGGTGGTCATGGCGCCGCTCCTCGGGTTGCAGTACGACTTGTGGGGAGGTCCCCTCGCGGTGCTGGTCCTGTCCCTGCTGCTCGGCACGCCGGTCTTGTCGGCCATCGGGGCGGTGGGCGCCGCCCTCACCCTGGGCTTGCGCGGCGCCAGCGTCCTGGTGGCCCTGCTGGTTCTTCCCTTGTACGTCCCGGTGCTGATTTTCGGCGCGGGTGCGGTGGACGCGGCGGCCTCGGGGGTCGGGATCGAGGGCCATCTTTCCCTCCTGGGGGCCTTCCTGCTGGCGTCCCTGGCGCTCTCGCCCTGGGCTGCCGCCCTGGCGTTGCGGGTCTCGATGGAGTGA
- the ccmC gene encoding heme export protein, protein MGRANINWFKYASPSTFYGLAGRLIPWFGAASALLFAVGLYLGFFVAPTDFQQGEVYRIIFLHVPAAWMSMFLYVVMAAYCALGLVFNTRLSFMMARAIAPTGALFTLIALWTGALWGRPTWGTYWVWDARLTSELILLFLYLGYLALQAAIEDPRRGDRAGAVLALVGVVNVPIIYYSVEWWNTLHQGASVSLTAAPKMAALMLQAMLVMVGACWTYSVAVILARVRCIILERERRAAWAAELSGRSA, encoded by the coding sequence ATGGGGCGCGCAAACATCAACTGGTTCAAGTACGCTTCTCCGTCCACTTTCTATGGCCTGGCGGGGCGCCTGATCCCCTGGTTCGGCGCGGCCTCCGCGCTACTCTTCGCCGTGGGCCTTTATCTTGGCTTTTTCGTCGCCCCCACCGATTTCCAGCAGGGGGAGGTCTACCGTATCATCTTTCTGCACGTGCCGGCCGCCTGGATGTCCATGTTCCTCTACGTGGTGATGGCCGCCTACTGCGCCCTGGGGCTCGTCTTCAACACCCGGCTCTCCTTCATGATGGCGCGGGCCATCGCCCCGACCGGGGCGCTGTTCACCTTAATCGCCTTGTGGACCGGGGCGCTGTGGGGGCGGCCCACCTGGGGCACCTACTGGGTGTGGGACGCGCGGCTCACCTCCGAGCTGATCTTGCTCTTTCTCTATCTCGGCTATCTCGCGCTGCAGGCGGCGATCGAAGACCCGCGCCGCGGCGACCGGGCCGGGGCGGTCCTCGCCCTGGTGGGGGTGGTGAACGTGCCCATCATCTACTACTCGGTCGAGTGGTGGAACACCCTGCACCAGGGGGCCTCGGTCAGCTTGACCGCCGCCCCCAAGATGGCCGCCCTCATGCTGCAGGCGATGCTGGTCATGGTGGGTGCCTGTTGGACCTATTCCGTTGCCGTGATCCTGGCGCGGGTGCGCTGCATCATCCTGGAGCGGGAGCGGCGCGCCGCGTGGGCGGCCGAACTTTCGGGACGGAGCGCATGA
- the ccmE gene encoding cytochrome c-type biogenesis protein CcmE: protein MKARHKRLALVAAALALLALATGLVLNAFRTNLVFFFTPSQVVAKEAPLDKAFRIGGLVEEGSLQREPDGLTVRFNVTDTAKTIPVVYRGILPDLFREGKGVVTQGRLREDGVFVATEVLAKHDENYMPLEAAHALEQASKAQRTVVEGGK from the coding sequence ATGAAGGCTCGGCATAAGCGCCTGGCCCTGGTGGCCGCCGCCCTGGCCTTGCTCGCGCTTGCCACCGGGCTGGTGCTGAACGCGTTTCGCACGAATCTCGTGTTTTTCTTCACGCCCTCCCAGGTGGTGGCAAAGGAGGCGCCCCTCGACAAGGCCTTCCGCATCGGCGGCCTGGTGGAAGAGGGCAGCCTCCAGCGGGAGCCGGACGGGCTGACGGTGCGCTTCAACGTGACCGATACCGCTAAGACCATCCCGGTTGTCTACCGCGGGATCCTTCCCGACCTGTTCCGCGAAGGCAAGGGCGTGGTGACCCAGGGCCGGCTGAGGGAAGACGGCGTGTTCGTCGCCACCGAGGTGCTCGCCAAGCACGACGAAAACTACATGCCGCTCGAAGCCGCCCACGCGCTGGAGCAAGCAAGCAAGGCCCAGCGGACGGTGGTGGAGGGGGGGAAATGA
- the ccmF gene encoding c-type cytochrome biogenesis protein CcmF: MIPELGQFALILALLLALVQGTVPMIGAALGVRGWMAAARPLAHGQFVFVAIAFGCLVWSFAHNDFSVLNVATNSNSLLPLHYRIAATWGSHEGSMLLWALTLALWTVAVTLFSRRLPEEMVARVLGVMGLVSVGFLLFLLLTSNPFERLLPPAPEGRDLNPLLQDPGMVIHPPLLYMGYVGFSVAFAFAVSALLSGRLDAAWARWSRPWTTCAWMFLTLGILLGSFWAYYELGWGGWWFWDPVENASFMPWLVGTALIHSLAVTEKRGAFKSWTVLLAIAAFSLSLLGTFLVRSGVLTSVHAFATDPKRGVFILGLLTLVVGGSLLLYAVRAPRVGLGGRFGIVSRESMLLGNNVLLVVACGTVLLGTLYPLIVDALGLGKISVGPPYFNAVFVPLMAPLAFLIGIGPLARWREASLSELARRLRWAFLTGAATAVVLPLAMGQWTPLIALGVLLAFWIMASVAVALWVRLRDASGDGSVWVRLKRQSRSYYGMHLAHLGVAVFIIGVTLVQGYETETDVRMGVGDTVAVGGYAFRFEGVTERSGPNYSALRGTVTVTRAGRPISTLHPEKRFYPASGQTMTEAAIDYGFTRHLYVSLGEPLPEGAWSVRLYHKPFVGWIWGGGLLMALGGLLALADRRYRLAGRRGKEAEAKAASATQELAPQTARP; this comes from the coding sequence ATGATTCCCGAGCTCGGCCAGTTCGCCCTGATCCTGGCCCTTCTACTGGCTTTGGTCCAGGGAACCGTTCCCATGATCGGCGCAGCGCTGGGAGTGCGCGGCTGGATGGCGGCGGCCCGACCCCTGGCCCACGGGCAATTCGTCTTCGTGGCCATTGCCTTCGGCTGCCTGGTCTGGTCGTTCGCGCACAACGACTTTTCGGTTCTCAACGTCGCCACCAACTCCAATTCGCTCCTGCCCCTGCACTACCGCATCGCCGCCACCTGGGGTTCCCACGAAGGCTCGATGCTGCTCTGGGCGCTGACGCTCGCCCTCTGGACGGTGGCGGTGACGCTCTTCAGCCGCCGGCTGCCCGAGGAGATGGTGGCCCGAGTGCTGGGCGTCATGGGGTTGGTGAGCGTGGGCTTTCTCCTGTTTTTGTTGCTCACCTCCAACCCCTTCGAGCGCCTTCTTCCTCCCGCGCCCGAAGGGCGCGACTTAAACCCCCTGCTGCAGGACCCGGGCATGGTGATCCATCCCCCGTTGCTGTACATGGGCTACGTGGGCTTTTCGGTCGCCTTCGCTTTCGCCGTCTCGGCGCTGCTCTCCGGGCGCCTGGACGCCGCCTGGGCGCGCTGGTCCCGCCCCTGGACCACTTGCGCCTGGATGTTCCTCACCCTCGGCATCCTGCTGGGGAGCTTCTGGGCCTACTACGAGCTGGGCTGGGGCGGCTGGTGGTTCTGGGACCCGGTGGAGAACGCCTCCTTCATGCCGTGGCTCGTGGGCACGGCGCTCATCCACTCCCTGGCGGTCACCGAGAAGCGCGGGGCCTTCAAGAGCTGGACCGTGCTGCTGGCGATCGCCGCCTTCTCCTTGAGCCTGCTGGGCACCTTCCTGGTGCGCTCCGGCGTCCTCACCTCGGTGCACGCCTTCGCCACGGATCCCAAGCGCGGCGTGTTCATCCTGGGCCTTCTCACCCTGGTGGTGGGGGGCTCGCTTCTGCTCTACGCGGTGCGCGCACCGCGGGTAGGACTGGGCGGCCGTTTCGGGATCGTATCCCGGGAATCCATGCTGCTCGGAAACAACGTGCTGCTGGTGGTGGCCTGCGGCACGGTGCTGCTTGGGACCCTGTACCCGCTGATCGTGGATGCGCTAGGGCTCGGCAAAATCTCGGTTGGCCCCCCTTACTTCAACGCCGTGTTTGTGCCGCTCATGGCGCCGCTTGCCTTCCTGATCGGCATTGGCCCGCTGGCGCGCTGGAGGGAAGCCAGCCTTTCCGAGCTGGCGCGTCGCCTGCGCTGGGCTTTCCTGACGGGTGCTGCCACGGCGGTGGTATTGCCGCTCGCGATGGGGCAGTGGACGCCGCTCATCGCGTTGGGAGTGCTGCTCGCGTTCTGGATCATGGCCAGCGTGGCGGTGGCGCTATGGGTGCGGCTGCGCGACGCCTCCGGGGATGGAAGCGTATGGGTGCGGCTGAAGCGCCAGTCCAGGAGCTACTACGGCATGCACCTCGCCCATCTGGGCGTGGCGGTGTTCATCATCGGGGTCACGCTGGTGCAGGGCTATGAGACGGAAACCGACGTGCGCATGGGGGTCGGGGACACGGTCGCCGTGGGCGGCTATGCCTTTCGTTTCGAGGGCGTCACCGAGCGATCCGGTCCCAACTATTCGGCGCTGCGGGGCACGGTGACGGTCACCCGGGCCGGTCGCCCCATAAGTACCCTCCATCCGGAAAAGCGTTTCTACCCGGCTTCCGGCCAGACCATGACCGAGGCGGCCATCGATTACGGCTTCACCCGCCACCTCTACGTCTCCCTGGGCGAGCCCTTGCCCGAGGGGGCCTGGAGCGTGCGCCTCTACCACAAGCCCTTCGTCGGCTGGATCTGGGGCGGGGGGCTCCTCATGGCCCTCGGGGGGCTGCTTGCCCTCGCCGACCGGCGCTACCGGCTCGCCGGCCGGCGGGGGAAGGAAGCGGAGGCAAAGGCAGCCTCTGCGACCCAGGAGCTCGCACCGCAGACCGCGCGGCCATGA
- the ccmG gene encoding cytochrome C-type biogenesis protein, whose amino-acid sequence MIRSLLPLGLFAAVAAFLFVGLGRNPREVPSPLVGKPAPEIGLALLRDPQKSFRTADLQGQVWLLNVWASWCVACREEHPLLLELARSGVVPLVGLNYKDHRDEALAWLERFGDPYRFSVMDREGRVGIDYGVYGVPETFVIDAEGVIRYKHIGPLTPERWRERLLPLIRELQG is encoded by the coding sequence ATGATCCGCTCCCTCCTCCCCCTGGGGCTTTTTGCGGCGGTGGCCGCCTTCCTGTTCGTCGGGCTTGGCCGCAACCCGCGGGAGGTGCCCTCGCCCCTCGTGGGCAAGCCCGCCCCCGAGATCGGGCTCGCCCTCCTGCGCGACCCGCAAAAGAGCTTCCGCACGGCCGATCTCCAGGGCCAGGTCTGGCTGTTGAACGTCTGGGCCTCCTGGTGCGTCGCCTGCCGGGAGGAGCATCCCCTGCTCCTGGAGCTGGCCCGCTCGGGGGTGGTGCCCCTCGTGGGGCTCAACTACAAGGACCACCGGGATGAGGCACTCGCCTGGCTCGAGCGCTTCGGCGACCCCTACCGCTTCAGCGTCATGGACCGGGAGGGCCGGGTGGGGATCGACTACGGGGTCTACGGGGTGCCGGAGACCTTCGTGATCGACGCGGAAGGGGTGATCCGCTACAAGCACATCGGGCCCCTTACCCCGGAGCGCTGGCGCGAGCGGCTGCTGCCCCTGATCCGGGAGCTTCAGGGATGA